From a single Hippea jasoniae genomic region:
- the rplL gene encoding 50S ribosomal protein L7/L12 has product MAEITKEDVIAFIENMTVVELAEFVKELEDKFGVSAAAPVAAVAAAPAAGGAEAQAEEKTEFDVVLNKAGDKKIQVIKVVREITGLGLKEAKALVDAAPKAVKEKVSKEEAEQIKAKLEEVGAEVEIK; this is encoded by the coding sequence ATGGCAGAGATTACAAAGGAAGATGTTATTGCATTTATTGAGAATATGACAGTTGTTGAGTTAGCAGAATTTGTAAAGGAACTTGAGGATAAGTTTGGTGTATCTGCAGCTGCCCCTGTTGCTGCTGTTGCTGCTGCACCTGCTGCTGGAGGCGCTGAGGCACAAGCAGAGGAGAAAACAGAGTTTGATGTGGTATTGAACAAGGCAGGCGATAAGAAGATTCAGGTAATCAAGGTTGTAAGAGAGATAACAGGTCTTGGATTAAAAGAGGCAAAAGCTTTGGTTGATGCAGCACCAAAGGCTGTTAAAGAGAAGGTTAGCAAAGAAGAGGCTGAGCAGATTAAAGCCAAACTTGAAGAGGTTGGAGCTGAAGTCGAGATTAAATAA